One stretch of Xiphophorus maculatus strain JP 163 A chromosome 19, X_maculatus-5.0-male, whole genome shotgun sequence DNA includes these proteins:
- the LOC111612283 gene encoding uncharacterized protein LOC111612283, whose protein sequence is MHVFKVWGVLCVLSAAGSSLCVTEIEDDDGFAESYGNEISLDQQQESSNTPYHAGLSHWDKLFIALEDSHMRQNMLLESAERCCGGMVPLRSQLDKLLRGASQQSSPGQGSACRAQAEREALGLHRGLAELRRDGAEMERRINATLQAILRGRHEDAARLSRLEEAASESRSGGSEHQPTQRPGGSGRAFSSGANSFLSELEGQDLSSQVDLDMIRGSLVVIARDVQRVYLQLSTAIEQVGTLSKGRGDT, encoded by the exons ATGCATGTGTTTAAGGTGTGGGGTGTGCTCTGTGTGCTCAGCGCTGCTGGTTCGTCTTTATGTGTGACTGAGATTGAGGACGATGACGGCTTTGCAGAGAGCTACGGCAACGAGATTTCTCTGGACCAACAGCAGG AGTCATCAAACACACCGTACCATGCAGGCCTCTCCCACTGGGACAAGCTTTTCATCGCTCTGGAGGACTCCCACATGAGGCAGAACATGCTGCTGGAGTCGGCGGAGCGGTGCTGCGGAGGAATGGTGCCTCTGAGGAGCCAGCTGGACAAGCTCCTCAGGGGGGCGTCGCAGCAGAGCTCGCCGGGTCAGGGGTCAGCGTGCAGGGCGCAGGCGGAACGCGAGGCTCTCGGGCTGCACCGCGGCCTGGCAGAGCTCCGCCGGGACGGGGCAGAGATGGAGAGGAGAATAAACGCCACCTTGCAGGCGATCCTGCGCGGCAGACACGAGGATGCGGCTCGGCTGAGTCGTCTCGAGGAGGCCGCGTCAGAAAGCAGGAGCGGCGGCAGCGAACACCAGCCGACTCAGAGGCCCGGAGGTTCGGGCAGAGCGTTTAGCTCGGGGGCGAATTCATTCCTGTCCGAGCTGGAGGGGCAGGATTTGTCCTCACAGGTGGACCTGGATATGATAAGAGGCTCTCTGGTCGTCATAGCGAGAGACGTGCAGAGGGTTTACCTGCAGCTGAGCACGGCCATCGAGCAGGTGGGAACTCTGAGCAAGGGCAGAGGAGACACATGA
- the LOC102224769 gene encoding solute carrier family 35 member G2 codes for MESAHLLSGSKKRVKIHPHTVTAKYATQTPYSPQPGIHTHFPQPGDEGYDDAPSFEDFGSFLEETSDRKRLTESKRWPLKLFGSKDKDTAHKLQATGGAEGSELGAKAVKGSGKGVGEQLASFGEASVSASRLTWLGLLGAALAHGCLIALTRLASERFGLGPLFLLLVRSVIQLLSVAVPLHRAENPFGPEGYRLRLLCYGIAYSLSLCCAYSSLTFASSENGSTTWRLATTALSATLAFLLLEEKLGLADGITLAAGLCGLGLVLLPTADESYEDAPVDPVTFWRGAFGWSLSALAGLWMALALVGYRSLKDRVGVGTALFTVSWTGCLLTPATMILLQEGWSWPMSLPAWGLVLGLVACSIAAFLGMTHALTRLHPALVSASQSLEVPVAMFLHLALLPLAPTAPEVVGNVMIVLSVGWLVAMKLLPSRGAGRRQREEYEEILDSPIK; via the coding sequence atggagtCAGCTCACCTTCTGAGTGGCTCCAAGAAGAGAGTGAAGATCCACCCTCACACAGTCACAGCCAAGTATGCCACGCAGACCCCCTACAGTCCCCAACCTGGAATACACACCCATTTCCCCCAACCAGGCGACGAGGGCTATGACGATGCCCCATCATTCGAGGACTTTGGCTCATTCTTGGAGGAGACATCCGACAGGAAACGGCTCACGGAGAGCAAGAGGTGGCCCTTGAAGTTGTTTGGCTCCAAAGACAAGGACACAGCTCATAAACTTCAAGCCACTGGGGGAGCAGAGGGGAGTGAGCTGGGAGCCAAAGCAGTGAAGGGATCTGGGAAAGGGGTTGGAGAACAGCTGGCCAGTTTCGGTGAAGCGTCTGTGTCTGCGTCTCGGCTCACCTGGTTGGGGCTGCTCGGTGCGGCGCTTGCACACGGCTGCCTAATTGCCCTGACCCGCCTGGCCTCTGAACGCTTTGGCCTTGGACCCCTGTTTCTTCTCTTGGTGAGGTCTGTCATCCAGCTTCTGTCAGTAGCAGTCCCACTGCACAGGGCGGAGAACCCGTTTGGGCCAGAAGGATATCGGCTACGTCTGCTCTGTTACGGCATTGCGTACTCACTCTCCCTCTGTTGTGCATACTCCTCCTTAACTTTCGCCTCCTCTGAAAATGGTTCAACAACTTGGCGACTGGCAACCACCGCTCTGTCAGCAACCCTTGCCTTCCTGCTTCTGGAGGAAAAGCTGGGACTGGCTGATGGGATAACTTTAGCCGCTGGCCTGTGCGGATTGGGTCTTGTGTTGCTTCCCACGGCAGATGAGAGCTATGAAGACGCACCAGTCGACCCGGTCACATTCTGGAGAGGCGCCTTCGGATGGTCTCTTTCGGCACTAGCGGGATTGTGGATGGCCCTGGCGCTGGTTGGGTATCGCTCACTGAAAGACAGAGTGGGAGTTGGCACTGCCTTGTTCACTGTGAGTTGGACTGGTTGCCTGCTCACCCCAGCTACTATGATCCTGCTCCAGGAGGGCTGGTCTTGGCCTATGAGTTTACCAGCATGGGGCCTTGTCCTGGGCTTAGTTGCCTGCTCTATAGCGGCCTTCCTGGGAATGACACATGCTCTCACCCGACTCCACCCAGCTCTGGTCTCCGCCTCGCAGAGCTTGGAGGTGCCTGTAGCCATGTTCCTGCATTTGGCCCTACTCCCTCTGGCTCCCACCGCTCCGGAAGTTGTTGGGAACGTGATGATCGTGCTGAGCGTCGGGTGGCTGGTGGCAATGAAGTTGCTGCCCTCTCGAGGTGCGGGACGGCGCCAGAGGGAGGAGTATGAGGAGATTCTGGACTCACCTATCAAATAG